In a single window of the Mesorhizobium shangrilense genome:
- a CDS encoding nucleoside deaminase, with translation MTDSAFINRLFDVIEQDVLPLTAKGVGEGNKLFGAAILKKSDLSLVLAETNNEMENPLWHGEVHCLKRFYEMPKADRPDTKDCIFIATHEPCSLCLSAITWTGFDNFYYLFSHEDSRDSFAIPHDLKILKEVFTLDPGGYNAENAYWKSYSIRRLIASLPPVERGELEQRRTAIAALYDRLSDAYQTGKDANDIPLN, from the coding sequence ATGACCGACAGCGCCTTCATCAACCGCCTCTTCGACGTCATTGAACAGGATGTATTGCCCTTGACCGCAAAGGGAGTCGGCGAGGGCAACAAGCTCTTCGGCGCAGCCATCCTCAAGAAAAGCGACCTGTCGCTGGTGCTCGCCGAAACCAACAACGAGATGGAAAACCCGCTGTGGCACGGCGAGGTGCATTGCCTAAAACGATTCTACGAGATGCCGAAGGCGGACAGGCCCGACACCAAGGACTGCATCTTCATCGCCACCCATGAGCCCTGCTCGCTCTGCCTGTCGGCGATCACCTGGACCGGTTTCGACAATTTCTACTATCTGTTCAGCCACGAGGATTCGCGGGACAGTTTTGCCATCCCGCACGATCTGAAGATACTCAAGGAGGTCTTCACGCTCGATCCGGGCGGCTACAACGCGGAAAACGCGTACTGGAAGAGCTATTCGATCCGGCGGCTCATCGCCTCGCTTCCGCCGGTCGAGCGCGGTGAGCTGGAACAGCGCAGAACCGCCATCGCCGCGCTGTACGATCGCCTCTCTGACGCCTACCAGACGGGCAAGGACGCTAACGACATCCCGCTGAACTAG
- a CDS encoding cation diffusion facilitator family transporter, producing the protein MATQTGSRKVIYAALAGNLLIAATKFVAALFTGSSAMLSEGVHSLVDTGNGGLLLYGLHRAERPADVTHPFGHGRELYFWSFVVALLVFALGAGISFYEGIVHIQNPEPVRNVVVNYVVLGLSIIFEGGSWLVALREFRRSKGRAGYYQAVRQSKDPSVFTVLFEDTAALLGLLIALGAISAAEFFEMPELDGVGSIGIAMVLATTAALLARECKGLLMGETASLEVQAAILEVAQADRAVRKANGVLTVHLGPQQIVASLSIEFEDDLRVPELEACVERLEEALKARVPSLAAVFFKPQTTRRWRQKRAAIEGT; encoded by the coding sequence ATGGCGACGCAGACGGGGTCCAGGAAAGTCATCTACGCGGCGTTGGCAGGCAACCTGCTGATCGCCGCGACCAAGTTCGTCGCGGCGCTCTTCACGGGCAGCTCGGCCATGCTGTCGGAAGGCGTGCATTCGCTGGTCGATACCGGCAATGGCGGGCTTCTGCTGTATGGCCTGCACCGCGCCGAGCGGCCAGCGGACGTTACCCATCCATTCGGTCATGGCCGGGAGCTCTATTTCTGGAGCTTCGTCGTCGCGCTCCTGGTCTTCGCGCTGGGCGCCGGCATTTCCTTCTATGAGGGGATTGTCCACATCCAGAATCCCGAGCCGGTGCGGAACGTCGTCGTCAACTATGTCGTGCTCGGCCTGTCGATCATCTTCGAGGGCGGTTCGTGGCTGGTGGCGCTGCGGGAGTTCCGCCGCTCCAAAGGGCGCGCGGGCTACTATCAGGCGGTTCGGCAAAGCAAGGATCCGAGTGTCTTCACGGTCCTTTTCGAGGATACGGCCGCGCTGCTCGGGCTCCTGATCGCGCTGGGGGCGATATCCGCCGCGGAATTCTTCGAAATGCCGGAGCTCGATGGTGTCGGCTCGATCGGAATTGCGATGGTCCTGGCCACCACCGCCGCCCTTCTGGCACGCGAATGCAAGGGCCTGCTGATGGGCGAGACTGCGTCACTAGAGGTCCAGGCGGCGATCCTGGAGGTCGCTCAGGCAGATCGCGCGGTTCGCAAGGCCAACGGCGTGCTGACGGTGCACCTCGGGCCGCAACAGATCGTCGCCAGTCTGAGCATCGAATTCGAGGACGATCTTCGCGTGCCCGAACTCGAGGCATGCGTGGAACGTCTCGAGGAAGCGCTGAAGGCCCGGGTGCCGAGCCTTGCGGCAGTCTTCTTCAAGCCGCAAACAACCCGGCGCTGGCGGCAAAAACGCGCCGCAATCGAGGGCACTTAG
- a CDS encoding carnitinyl-CoA dehydratase — translation MTDVITTRREGAIVEITLDRPKANAIDLRTSRLMGETFKAFRDDPELRVAIVKTAGDKFFSAGWDLKAAAEGDAVDGDYGVGGFGGLQELRDMNKPVIACVNGMAVGGGFELALSCDLIYASDHSSFALPEIRAGTLADAATVKLPKRIPYHVAMDLLLTGRWMDVAEAHRWGLVNEVLPKDRLEDRVWEVARLLASGPPLVFAAIKEVAREAESMTFQDAMNWITKRKFRTVDMLYDSEDGVEGFKAFAEKRDPVWKGR, via the coding sequence ATGACGGATGTCATCACCACCCGGCGCGAGGGCGCGATTGTGGAGATCACGCTCGATCGTCCGAAGGCCAATGCGATCGACCTCAGGACGTCGCGCCTCATGGGGGAGACCTTCAAGGCATTTCGCGACGATCCGGAGTTGCGCGTTGCGATCGTGAAGACGGCCGGCGACAAATTCTTCTCGGCGGGTTGGGACCTGAAGGCGGCGGCGGAGGGTGACGCGGTCGACGGCGACTACGGCGTCGGCGGCTTCGGCGGGCTGCAGGAACTGCGTGACATGAACAAGCCGGTGATCGCCTGCGTCAACGGCATGGCGGTCGGCGGCGGCTTCGAACTGGCGCTCTCATGCGACCTGATCTACGCCTCGGACCACTCCTCCTTTGCTCTGCCTGAAATCCGCGCCGGGACCTTGGCCGATGCGGCAACGGTGAAGCTGCCGAAGCGTATCCCCTACCATGTCGCCATGGACCTCCTGTTGACGGGGCGCTGGATGGATGTCGCCGAGGCGCATCGTTGGGGCCTCGTCAACGAGGTGCTGCCGAAGGACAGGCTGGAGGATCGAGTCTGGGAGGTCGCGCGACTGCTCGCCTCCGGCCCGCCTCTCGTCTTCGCCGCGATCAAGGAGGTGGCGCGCGAAGCTGAATCCATGACCTTCCAGGATGCGATGAACTGGATCACCAAGCGCAAGTTCCGCACGGTGGACATGCTCTACGACTCCGAGGACGGCGTGGAGGGCTTCAAGGCGTTCGCGGAGAAGCGCGACCCGGTTTGGAAGGGGCGGTAG
- a CDS encoding acetate--CoA ligase family protein, with product MTRPRTRDLSRMLRPKSVAVVGGGAFGANVIKQCLKMGFAGDIWPVHPTRAEVEGLRAFRTVADLPDAPDATFIGVNRFLTIDVVRALREMGAGGAICFAAGFRETGDYDDDGERLQCELVEAAGQMPVIGPNCYGLINYADGALLWPDQHGGRRLGKGERGVGIITQSSNIACNLTMQQRGLPVAFLMTAGNQAQTGLSEMALGLLEDERVSALGLHIEGFDSVDGFQRLALRAHELGKPIVAMKVGRSEKARAATVSHTASLAGSDAASSAFLTRLGIARVDTIPSFLETLKLLHAVGPLTGYALSSMSCSGGEASVMADTAEGRSVYFPKVTDEHRARIQATLGPMVAVANPLDYNTYIWNNEPAMTATFSAMVSGGFDLNLLVLDFPRTDRCSDADWWATVRAFEAALKANSAKGAIVASMLENLSEAHAVDLLARGIAPIHGIAEAFDAAQAAAFIGGAWRAPSPLRGGWSAEGRPGGVASEARDTLAERSEAIANNRPSAPSLGRNETPRASAATPPGRTLSEHPPLKGEGEGATDEAATKSLLREFGLVIPEGMRADGPDAAVAAAATLGFPVALKALGIAHKSEAGAVRLNLHDEAVVRMAAEALQGLGTGLYVEKMITGGIAELIVGIKHDPLFGPVMTVGTGGVLVELLKDSATLILPASRAEIEQALRGLKMFPLIDGYRGWPRADLAAAIDAIARVADFALENADRLEELDINPLIVCAEGQGAWVADALLVPSSPLAGEVAAKRPEGVHAEGVTEPQSAAAAIPPARTLSGHPSLEGKGNPPVAGVPS from the coding sequence ATGACCCGCCCCCGGACCCGCGACCTTTCCCGCATGCTACGCCCGAAATCCGTCGCCGTGGTCGGCGGGGGAGCCTTCGGCGCCAATGTGATCAAGCAATGCCTCAAGATGGGGTTTGCAGGCGACATCTGGCCGGTGCACCCGACCAGGGCTGAGGTAGAGGGGCTGCGGGCCTTCAGGACGGTGGCCGATCTTCCCGATGCGCCGGACGCCACCTTCATCGGCGTCAACCGCTTCCTGACGATCGATGTCGTGCGCGCACTCCGGGAGATGGGGGCGGGCGGCGCGATCTGCTTTGCCGCTGGCTTCCGCGAGACCGGCGACTACGACGACGATGGCGAGCGGCTGCAGTGCGAACTCGTGGAGGCCGCCGGGCAAATGCCGGTGATCGGCCCGAACTGCTACGGCCTGATCAACTATGCGGATGGCGCGCTCCTGTGGCCCGATCAGCACGGGGGCCGGCGGCTCGGGAAAGGCGAGCGCGGTGTCGGCATCATCACCCAATCCTCCAACATCGCCTGCAACCTGACGATGCAACAGCGCGGCCTTCCCGTCGCCTTCCTGATGACGGCCGGCAACCAGGCGCAGACCGGGCTCTCGGAGATGGCGCTCGGCCTGCTGGAGGACGAGCGGGTCTCTGCGCTCGGCCTGCACATTGAGGGGTTCGACAGTGTCGATGGCTTCCAAAGGCTCGCCCTGCGCGCCCACGAGCTTGGCAAGCCCATCGTCGCCATGAAGGTCGGCCGCTCGGAAAAGGCGCGCGCGGCGACCGTCTCGCACACGGCGTCGCTCGCCGGCTCAGATGCGGCATCCTCCGCCTTTCTGACGCGGCTCGGCATCGCGCGTGTAGATACGATCCCCTCCTTCCTCGAAACCCTGAAGCTGCTGCATGCGGTCGGGCCGCTGACAGGCTATGCCCTGTCCTCGATGAGCTGCTCGGGAGGCGAGGCTTCGGTGATGGCCGACACGGCGGAAGGGCGCAGCGTGTACTTTCCGAAGGTGACGGACGAGCATCGCGCCCGGATACAGGCGACGCTCGGGCCGATGGTCGCCGTCGCCAACCCGCTCGACTACAACACCTACATCTGGAACAACGAGCCGGCCATGACCGCGACTTTCTCGGCGATGGTCTCGGGCGGGTTCGATCTCAACCTGCTGGTGCTCGATTTTCCGCGCACGGACCGCTGTTCCGATGCCGACTGGTGGGCGACGGTGCGCGCCTTCGAAGCCGCGTTGAAGGCAAATAGCGCGAAGGGCGCAATTGTCGCCTCCATGCTCGAAAACCTTTCCGAAGCCCACGCAGTTGACCTGCTGGCGCGCGGTATCGCGCCGATCCACGGCATCGCGGAGGCGTTCGATGCTGCGCAGGCGGCCGCGTTCATAGGAGGGGCGTGGCGGGCTCCCTCCCCCTTGAGGGGAGGGTGGTCGGCCGAAGGCCGACCGGGTGGGGTCGCCTCGGAAGCGCGCGACACCTTGGCGGAGCGTTCTGAGGCTATCGCGAATAACCGCCCATCCGCACCATCGCTGGGCAGAAACGAGACGCCCCGCGCTTCCGCAGCGACCCCACCCGGCCGGACTTTGTCCGAGCACCCTCCCCTCAAGGGGGAGGGGGAAGGCGCGACGGACGAGGCCGCCACAAAGTCCTTGCTGCGCGAGTTTGGCCTTGTCATCCCGGAAGGCATGCGCGCCGACGGCCCCGACGCAGCCGTTGCAGCCGCCGCCACGCTCGGCTTCCCCGTCGCGCTGAAGGCGCTCGGCATCGCGCACAAGTCGGAGGCGGGTGCGGTCCGGCTGAACCTCCATGACGAGGCGGTAGTTCGGATGGCGGCCGAGGCGCTCCAGGGTCTCGGCACGGGCCTCTATGTCGAGAAGATGATCACGGGCGGCATTGCCGAGCTCATCGTAGGCATCAAGCACGACCCTTTGTTCGGACCGGTGATGACAGTCGGTACGGGCGGCGTGCTGGTGGAACTGCTGAAGGACAGTGCGACGCTGATCCTGCCTGCCTCGCGCGCAGAGATCGAGCAGGCGCTGCGCGGGCTAAAAATGTTTCCGCTGATCGATGGGTATCGGGGATGGCCGCGCGCTGATCTCGCCGCCGCTATCGACGCGATCGCGCGTGTCGCTGATTTCGCGCTTGAGAATGCCGATCGCCTTGAAGAATTGGACATCAACCCGCTCATCGTCTGCGCCGAAGGGCAGGGCGCCTGGGTCGCGGATGCGTTGCTCGTCCCGTCCTCCCCCCTTGCGGGGGAGGTGGCCGCAAAGCGGCCGGAGGGGGTACATGCAGAAGGTGTCACCGAGCCGCAGAGTGCGGCCGCGGCAATCCCACCCGCCAGGACTTTGTCCGGCCACCCTTCCCTCGAGGGGAAGGGAAACCCACCCGTTGCAGGAGTCCCTTCATGA
- a CDS encoding DUF2161 domain-containing phosphodiesterase encodes MAKSGIRETDLYPPVKRLLEGQGYTVKGEVGAADVVAMRDGEEPVIVELKAGFSLSLFHQAIQRQALTDAVYVAVPRGAGRAWLRALADNNALCRRLGLGLISVRLADGFVEIHCDPAPYKPRQSKPRKTRLLREFARLVGDPNRGGAVRRNLVTGYRQEALRCLKLLCDLGPTKAAEVARQTRIAHARRMMADNHYGWFERTAVGIYALSPKGTRAMDDYAFEIESLASAAHGEPPSDPATATS; translated from the coding sequence ATGGCGAAGTCTGGCATCAGGGAAACCGACCTCTACCCGCCCGTGAAGCGCTTGCTCGAGGGGCAGGGCTACACGGTCAAGGGCGAGGTGGGCGCTGCCGATGTCGTGGCGATGCGCGACGGCGAAGAGCCGGTGATCGTCGAGCTCAAGGCCGGCTTCTCGCTGTCGCTGTTCCATCAGGCGATTCAGCGGCAGGCGCTCACCGATGCGGTCTATGTCGCCGTTCCGCGCGGCGCGGGCCGCGCCTGGTTGAGGGCGCTGGCCGACAACAACGCGCTTTGCAGGCGGCTCGGCCTCGGCCTGATCTCCGTGCGCCTTGCCGACGGCTTCGTCGAGATCCACTGCGACCCGGCGCCCTACAAGCCGCGCCAGTCGAAGCCCCGCAAGACGCGCTTGCTGCGTGAATTCGCCAGGCTGGTCGGGGACCCCAATCGCGGTGGGGCCGTCCGGCGCAACCTTGTGACCGGCTATCGCCAGGAGGCGCTGCGCTGCCTCAAGCTGTTGTGCGATCTGGGACCTACCAAGGCTGCCGAGGTCGCGCGGCAGACCCGGATCGCCCATGCCCGGCGCATGATGGCGGACAACCACTATGGGTGGTTCGAGCGGACCGCGGTCGGCATCTATGCCTTGAGCCCCAAGGGAACGAGGGCGATGGACGATTACGCCTTCGAGATCGAGAGCCTCGCATCGGCTGCGCATGGCGAGCCTCCATCCGACCCGGCTACGGCGACCTCATGA
- a CDS encoding acyl-CoA dehydrogenase family protein — MHFGLTEEQQLIVDTTRSYVENELYPHEREVERSGHLHMDLVKELQAKAIAAGLYAANMPVEVGGAGLDTLTWLLYEKELGRANYALHWTCVARPSNILLAGSDEQKQKYLYPCIRGETWDCLAMTEPGAGSDLRGMRATAVEKGGDWLLNGTKHFISHADIAGFAICFMASGEEETPRGKRKKITAFFVDKGTKGFAVRDGYRNVSHRGYTNSILEFDDCRVPKEQILGEVHKGFEVANSWLGATRLQVGATCLGRADRALGHAIEYAAQREQFGQQIGKFQGVSFKLADMAKELKAAELMILEAGWKYDAGTVTDQDMAMAKLKATEMLAFVADEAIQIHGGMGLMDDLPLERIWRDARVERIWEGTSEIQRHIISRALLRAVGG, encoded by the coding sequence CTCACCGAAGAACAGCAGCTCATCGTCGACACGACCCGGTCCTACGTCGAGAACGAGCTCTATCCCCACGAACGGGAGGTCGAACGCTCCGGCCACCTGCACATGGATCTGGTCAAAGAACTGCAGGCGAAGGCGATCGCCGCCGGTCTCTACGCCGCCAATATGCCGGTCGAGGTCGGAGGGGCGGGTCTCGATACGCTGACCTGGCTGCTCTACGAAAAGGAGCTCGGCAGGGCGAATTACGCACTACACTGGACCTGCGTGGCGCGGCCCTCGAACATCCTGCTCGCCGGGAGCGACGAGCAGAAGCAAAAGTACCTGTACCCCTGCATTCGCGGCGAAACCTGGGACTGCCTTGCCATGACAGAGCCGGGCGCCGGCTCGGACCTGCGCGGCATGCGGGCGACCGCCGTGGAGAAGGGCGGCGACTGGCTGCTGAACGGAACAAAACACTTCATCAGCCACGCCGACATCGCCGGCTTCGCCATCTGCTTCATGGCCTCGGGCGAGGAGGAGACGCCGCGCGGAAAGCGCAAGAAGATCACCGCCTTCTTCGTCGACAAGGGCACCAAGGGGTTTGCGGTGCGCGATGGCTACCGCAACGTCTCGCATCGCGGCTACACCAACTCGATCCTCGAGTTCGACGACTGTCGGGTACCGAAAGAGCAGATCCTCGGCGAGGTGCACAAGGGTTTTGAAGTGGCGAACTCCTGGCTAGGCGCGACGCGCCTGCAGGTGGGCGCTACCTGCCTCGGCCGCGCCGACCGTGCGCTGGGGCACGCCATCGAATATGCCGCCCAGCGCGAACAGTTCGGGCAGCAGATCGGCAAGTTCCAGGGCGTGTCGTTCAAGCTTGCCGACATGGCCAAGGAATTGAAGGCGGCGGAGCTCATGATCCTCGAGGCCGGCTGGAAATACGATGCCGGCACCGTCACCGACCAGGACATGGCGATGGCCAAGCTGAAGGCGACCGAGATGCTGGCATTCGTCGCCGACGAGGCGATCCAGATCCACGGCGGAATGGGGCTGATGGACGATCTTCCGCTGGAGCGCATCTGGCGCGACGCACGGGTGGAACGTATCTGGGAGGGCACGAGCGAAATCCAGCGTCACATTATCAGCCGGGCGCTGCTGAGGGCCGTCGGGGGCTAG